One genomic region from Patagioenas fasciata isolate bPatFas1 chromosome 24, bPatFas1.hap1, whole genome shotgun sequence encodes:
- the SC5D gene encoding lathosterol oxidase, producing the protein MDLVLDVADRHLLTPYVYPAGWPEHEPCRQLLSLFVITNLGAMALYLLCATLSYYFVFDHELMKHPQFLENQVYREITFALRSLPWISVPTVALFFAEVRGYSKLYDNIEDSPYGWLGVFLSMLSFLFFTDMGIYWIHRGLHHRLFYKRFHKPHHLWKIATPFASHAFHPVDGFMQSLPYHVYPFLFPLHKITYLGLYIFVNVWTISIHDGDYRVPRFLRHVINGSAHHTDHHLYFDYNYGQYFTLWDKIGGSYKSPTSFEGKGPHDYMRKLRGKGSGAPDGPPAAKTE; encoded by the exons ATGGATCTGGTGCTGGACGTCGCGGACCGGCACCTCCTGACGCCCTACGTGTACCCCGCCGGCTGGCCCGAGCACGAGCCCTGCCGCCAGCTCCTCAGCCTCTTCGTCATCACCAACCTGGGCGCAATGGCCCTCTACCTGCTCTGCGCCACCCTCAGCTACTACTTTGTCTTTGACCATGAACTCATGAAGCATCCCCAGTTCCTAGAG AACCAGGTGTATCGGGAGATCACCTTCGCACTGCGCTCCCTCCCCTGGATCAGCGTGCCCACTGTCGCCCTGTTCTTCGCCGAGGTGCGTGGCTACAGCAAGCTCTACGACAACATCGAGGACTCCCCGTACG GTTGGTTGGGTGTCTTCCTCAGCATGCTGTCCTTCCTCTTCTTCACTGACATGGGCATCTACTGGATACACCGCGGGCTCCATCACAGACTGTTCTACAAG CGCTTCCACAAGCCCCACCACCTCTGGAAGATCGCCACTCCCTTCGCCAGCCATGCTTTCCACCCCGTCGATGGCTTCATGCAGAGCCTGCCCTACCACGTCtaccccttcctcttccccctgcACAAAATCACCTATTTGGGCCTTTACATCTTTGTCAACGTCTGGACCATCTCCATTCACGACGGCGACTACCGCGTCCCCCGCTTCCTGCGCCACGTCATCAACGGCTCGGCCCACCACACCGACCACCACTTGTACTTCGACTACAACTACGGGCAGTACTTCACCCTCTGGGACAAGATTGGCGGCTCCTACAAGAGCCCCACGTCCTTTGAGGGAAAAGGTCCCCACGACTACATGCGCAAGCTCCGAGGAAAAGGCTCCGGGGCGCCTGACGGGCCCCCAGCTGCCAAAACCGAGTAG